The genomic DNA GCCCTGGACAGTTCGGTCCCGGTCGGCTCGGACCCCATCGCCACGGAACTCGCCTCGTCCTACGGCACGATGGACGTCTACGGCATGCACTGGCTGATGGACCTGGACAACACCTACGGCTACGGCAACAAGCCCGGCACCGGTGGCGAGTCGGGTCCGGGAGCCGGACCGTCGTTCATCAACACCTACCAGCGCGGTGCACAGGAGTCGGTGTGGGAGACCATCCCGCAGCCGACCACCGATCTCTTCAACTACGGCGGCCCGAACGGCTATCTCGACCTGTTCGTCGACGACGCGAGCTATGCCAAGCAGTGGAAGTACACCAACGCCCCGGACGCCGACGCCCGCGCGGTGCAGGCCGCCTACTGGGCTTACCGGTGGGCCTCCGCCCAGGGCAAGGAAGGAGAGATCGTGGCGTCGGTGGCCAAGGCCGCCAAGATGGGTGACTACCTCCGCTATGCCATGTTCGACAAGTACTTCAAGCGGATCGGCAGTTGTACGGATCCCAACTCCTGCCCGGCCGCGTCCGGCCGTGACGCCCAGCACTACCTGCTGTCGTGGTACTACGCCTGGGGCGGCGCGGCCGCGGGGAACGGCGGCGGGTGGGCCTGGCGCATCGGCGACGGCGCCTCCCACCAGGGCTACCAGAACCCGCTCGCCGCATGGGCCCTGTCCAACGTCCCGGCGCTGACGCCCAAGTCGGCTACGGCGCGCACCGACTGGGCGAAGAGTCTGACCAGGCAGCTGGAGTTCCTGCAGTGGCTGCAGTCCGCGGAAGGCGCGTTCGCCGGGGGCTGCACCAACAGCTGGGACGGGAAGTACGGAACCCCGCCGGCCGGCACGCCGACGTTCTACGGCATGGCGTACGACTGGCAGCCGGTCTACCACGATCCGCCGAGCAACAACTGGTTCGGCTTCCAGGTTTGGGGCATGGAGCGCGTCGCCGCGTACTACTACGTCACCGGCAACGCGACCGCCAAGGCCGTGCTGTCCAAATGGGTCGCCTGGGCCTCCGGGAAGACCACCGTCGGCGCCGACGGCAGTTACCGCTTCCCCTCCACGCTCAACTGGACGGGCGAGCCGGACACCTGGAACCCCACGTCCCCCGGGAACAACGCGGCACTGCACGTCTCGGTCGTGGACTACTCCAACGACGTCGGGGTGGGCGCCGCCTACGTCAAGACGCTGACCTACTACGCCGCCAGATCGGGCGACGCGGACGCCGGGGCCCTGGCCAAGGCCCTGCTCGACGCGATGGCACTGAACGCCGACGACAAGGGCATCGCCGTACCGGAGACCAGGGCCGACTACAACCGGTTCGACGACGAGGTGTTCGTACCCGACGGCTGGTCGGGCGAGATGCCGGGTGGCGACACGGTCGAGCCGGGCGTCACCTTCATCGGCATGCGGTCCTGGTACCGGGACGACCCGGACTGGCCCAAGGTCCAGGCCTACCTGGACGGCGGACCGGCCCCCACCTTCACGTACCACCGGTTCTGGGCCCAGGCGGCGCTCGCGCTCGCCTTCTCGATCTACGCCGAACTGCTGGTGGAGGGGGACGGCGGAGGTGACACCGAACCACCGACGGCGCCGGCCGGGCTGACGGTCACCGCGACGACGAACAACAGCGTGTCGTTGTCGTGGTCCGCCTCGACCGACAATGTCGCCGTCACCGGTTACGACGTGTACCGCAACGGCGTACTCGCGGGCAGTACGACGACGCGGACGTTCACGGACCAGGGCCTCGCCGCCGCGACCGCGTACGGCTACGCGGTCGCGGCGCGGGATGCGGGCGGCAACACCTCGGCGCTCTCCACGACCGTGTCCGCCACCACGAAATCGGGCGGCGGCGGAACAGGCTCGGTGAAGGTCCAGTACAAGAACACCGACTCGTCGGCCACCGACAACCAGATCCGGCTCGGACTGCAGATCGTCAACACGGGCAGTGCGCCGATCGATCTGTCCACGGTCAAGGTCCGGTACTGGTTCAGCTCCGAGGCCGGTGCGAGCACCTTCTCCACGTACTGCGACTACGCCGCGCTCGGATCGTCGAACATCAACCACACGGTGGTCACGGTCAGCAGCCCGAAGACCGGGGCCGACCACTACCTGGAGGTCGGCTTCACCGGCGGAGCGGGCAGCGTGGCCGCGGGCGCCTCGACCGGCGAGGTCCAGCTGCGACTGAACAAGTCCGACTGGTCGAACTTCAGCGAGGCCGACGACTACAGCCGCGCCACCAACACCGGCTACGCCGACGCACCCCGCGTCGCCGCCTATGTGGGCTCGGCTCTCGCCTGGGGTGTGGAACCGTGAGCGGGCTCATCACGAACACGGCGGCCCGCCACCGCGGCCGCTGGTTCCCGCCCCTCGCCGCCACCGCCGCGGCGCTGCTGCTCGCCGCCGCATCCATGCTCACCGGCGCCGCTCCGGCCGCGGCCGCGCCGGTGACCGACTGCACCGCCTGGGGGACGACCGAGCTCCAGGGCGGCGAGTACGTCTACCAGCAGAACGAGTGGAACTCCACGGCCCGGCAGTGTGTGAGCGTCGATCCGGAGACGGGGGCCTGGAGCGTCACGGAGTCGCCGTTCGCCCTCCCGACCAACGGCGCCCCGGCCACGTACCCGTCCAGCTACAAGGGCTGTCACTGGGGCGTGTGCACGACCGACAGCGGACTGCCGCTGCGCGTCGACGAACTCGCCGGCACCCGCACCTCCTGGTCCACGACCCAGGTCGACTCGGGTGCGTACAACGTCTCGATGGACCTCTGGTTCAACTCGACTCCTGTCACCGACGACCAGCCGGACGGGACCGAGGTGATGATCTGGATGAACCACCGCGGCGGAGTCCAGCCGATCGGATCCCGCACCGGCACGGTGCAGCTCGACGGCAAGGCGTGGGACGTCTGGACAGGGCCCGGTGCCTCCGGCTGGAAGGTCATCTCGTACGTACTGCAGCAGGGCGCCACCGAGTTCGCCGATCTCGATGTGAAGAGCCTGATCGACGACGCCGTCAGCCGCGGCCGGATCGATCCCACGCACTATCTGATCGACGCCGAGGCCGGGTTCGAGATCTGGCAGGGCGGCCAGGGCCTCGGCACCAAGAGCTTCTCCTTCACGGCGAGTGCGGACAGCGGTGGCGGGGGCGACACCGCCGCACCGTCGGCGCCCGCGAACCTCCGGGTCACCGGGACGACCGGCACCACGGCCGCCCTGTCCTGGACACCGTCGACGGATGACACCGGCGTCACGGCGTACGACGTCTACCGGGACGGTGTGAAGGCCGGAACCACGGCCACCACGTCATTCACCGACACCGGACTCACCGCCTCGACGGCGTACAGCTACGCGGTCAGGGCCCGGGACGCCGCCGGGAACACCTCGGCAGCCTCGGCCGGGGTCACGGCGACGACCGGGGCGGGCGGCGGCACCGGGAGCGGCACGCTGAAGGCGCAGTACAAGAACAACGACTCGTCCCCAGGGGACAACCAGATCAGACCGGGCCTGCAGTTGGTGAACACCGGCACGCAACCCGTGGATCTGGCGGATGTCACCGTCCGCTACTGGTTCAGCGGCGAGTCCGGCGCCACCACGTACAGCACCAACTGTGACTGGGCCGCGATCGGTTGCGGTGGTGTGACGCATCGCGTGGTGCCCTCCGCCGGCGCCGGACAGGGCGCCGACCACTACCTGGAGGTCGGCTTCGGCAGCGGCAGCCTGGCCGCGGGCGCCTCGACCGGTGAGATCCAGCTGCGGCTCAACAAGACCGACTGGTCGAACTTCGACGAGGCCGACGACTACAGCAGGTCGACCGACACAGCCTATGCCGACGCCTCGAAGGTGGCCGTGTACGTGGACGGGACGCTCGGCTGGGGCACCGCCCCCTGAGACCCCGCCGGTCACGCACAGCACAACTGCGCACTCCCGATGGCGGGATGCCCACCCCGCTCCTCCCGCCATCGGGGCACCGCCCCGACCACGCACCCGCCCAGGACCGTCCTCCCGAGCCCCCCGACGAGAAAGGGGCACCGAGCCGCAAGCACCGCGGAGCCCGCAGAACAACCCCTGAACCCGCCCTCGGGGAGTGCCCGGAGGCGTACGTACGAAAGGAATACGGAGCCGCAATGAGATCACGAAGTTCCACGCTGCACGGGATACGCCGGAAGTTCGCCGCGCTCTCCGCGCTGGCGATCGGAGCGGCCCTGGCCGTGGCCGTCCCCACCCCGGCCTCCGCAGCGGCCCGCGTCGACAACCCGTACGTCGGCGCCAAGGCGTATGTGAACCCGCAGTGGTCCGCCAAGGCCGCCGCGGAGCCGGGCGGCAGCGTCATCGCCGACGAGCCCTCGTTCGTCTGGATGGACCGCATCGCGGCCATCGAGGGTGCGGGCGACGCGATGAGCCTGCGCGAGCACCTCGACGAGGCGCTCGACCAGGGCGCGAACCTCTTCCAGGTCGTCATCTACGACCTTCCTGGGCGTGACTGCGCCGCGCTGGCCTCGAACGGCGAGCTCGGTCCCACCGAACTCGACCGGTACAAGAGCGAGTACATCAACCCCATCGCCGACGTCCTCGACGACCCCGCCTATGCGAGCCTGCGGATCGTCGCCGTCATCGAACCGGACTCGCTGCCCAACATCGTGACCAACGCCGGCGGCGAGGCCGGTGCCACCGAGGCGTGCGCGGTGATGAAGGCGAACGGCAACTACGAGAAGGGTGTCGGCTACGCCCTGCACACCCTGGCGGCCATTCCCAACGTCTACAACTACATCGACGCGGCGCACCACGGGTGGCTCGGCTGGGACACCAACCTCGCCCCGGCGGTCGACGAGTTCAAGAAGGCCGCCACCAGCGAGGGCGCGACCGTCGGCGATGTCCACGGTTTCATCGTGAACACGGCCAACTACTCCGCTCTCCAGGAGCCGTACCTCAAGGTCACCGACTCGGTGAACGGTACGACCGTGCGTCAGTCGAAGTGGGTCGACTGGAATCAGTACGTGGACGAACTGACCTTCGCCCAGGGACTGCGCTCGCTCCTGGTCAGCCGCGGCGGCTTCGACTCCGGCATCGGCATGCTCATCGACACCGCCCGCAACGGCTGGGGCGGCAGCGCCCGGCCCTCCGGCGCGGGACCGACGACCAATGTGGACGACTACGTCAACGGTGGCCGCATCGACCGGCGCATCCACGCGGGGAACTGGTGCAACCAGAAGGGTGCGGGCATCGGCGAGCGGCCGAAGTCGGCCCCCGCGGCCGGCATCGACGCCTACGTCTGGGCCAAGCCCCCGGGGGAGTCGGACGGCAACAGCCAGCCCATCGAGAACGACGAGGGCAAGGGCTTCGACCGGATGTGCGACCCGACGTACACGGGCAACGGGCGCAACGGCAACAACCTGACCGGCGCGCTGTCCGACTCGCCGCTGGCGGGCCACTGGTTCTCCGCCCAGTTCCAGGAGTTGGTGCGCAACGCGTACCCGCCCCTCGACGGCGGCGGTGACGACGACACCCAGGCGCCTTCCGCCCCGACCGGCCTGACGGTGACGGGGAAGACGAGCGGCAGCGTCTCGCTGTCCTGGACGGCCTCGACCGACAACACCGGTGTGACCGCCTACGACGTGTACCGCGCGGGGGTGCAGGTGGGCTCCTCGGCCACGACCTCGTTCACCGACTCGGGGCTCACCGCCTCGACGGCGTACAGCTACACGGTCAAGGCCCGGGACGCGGCCGGGAACGTCTCGGCTGCCTCCGCCGCCGTCTCGGCGACCACGTCCGCGGGCGGCGGAACCGGCACCGGCACTCTCAAGGTCCAGTACAAGAACAACGACTCCTCGGCCACCGACAACCAGATCCGGATGGGCCTGCAACTGGTCAACACCGGGAGCACCGCAGTCAACCTGTCCACGGTGAAGGTGCGGTACTGGTTCACCCCCGAGGCCGGCGCGAGCACCTTCGGCACCGCATGCGACTACGCGGTGCTGGGCTGCGGCAGTGTGACCACCGGCGTGACGGCCTCCGGCAGTTCGACTGCCGGGGCCAGCCACTACCTGGAGGTCGGCTTCGGCAGCGGCAGCCTGGCGGCAGGGGCCTCCACCGGGGAGATCCAGCTGCGCCTGAACAAGAGCGACTGGTCGAACTTCGACGAGACCGACGACTACAGCCGCACCGCCGACACGGCCTACGCCGACGCGTCGAAGATCGGCGTCTACGTGGGTTCCACCCTCACCTGGGGCACCGCCCCCTGATCCTGCCCGTCACCCCTTGCCCCACCGGTTCCGTCGCTCCCGTTGCCGCTTCAGTGTCGCGGCGGCGGGAGCGACGGGCGTCCCACCGCATCACCCTTCATCCACGCAGCATGTCGGGGGCGCGGTGGGGGCGAAGATCCCTGAGGACCGACTCGACCTCACGGAGAAAAGACTGGTAAGAAGTCAGGCGTTGCCATTCGGAGTCGGGGATGCCGGGCACCGTGGCGGCGCTTGCAGTCCAGCTTGCGACCAGTTCGGCGTACAGCGGTGTCTCGCTCGCCGCCTCGGTGTACGACTGACCTGGCACGAACGCGCCGGCAAGCTGCCCCCGTGATGTGCGTGCTCCGTGCGGCGCATCCAGCTGAGGCCGCGGACGCGGCCGGGCATGAGATGCGCGGGGGGCCTGCGAGGGGTGCGGAACGGATGTCGCGGTGCCCCTGCCGGTAGCGGTAGCGGTGGCGGATGTGGGTGCGTTCATGACGGTGGTAACGATCAGCACCCATATGGGTAACTAGGTTGCGACACAGAATGATTAGATGGCGTTTCACCTTTCTTGATGCCTTTAGATCGAATATCGCTTCAAATCCGTAACAGAGACGTTGCTCCAGGCATGGAACCGAGGGAGATGTGGGAGCGCCATGCCGTACTGGCGCGGGCCTATTTCGGGAATGACGAGGATGTACGCCGTGCGCAGGGGGACCTTGACGAACGAAATGCGGACCGCATGCGGACGCTGGCCGCATTCGCGGTGACGCTGGGCAGCGACGGAACCGTCGCGGAACTCCTCGGGCTCCATGAACGCGAAGTGCGCCTGGCCCGTCGCACCGTGGGCAAGGACGACGCCCGGGCCATCGCCAAGGCGCTCCTGGACCATCACGCCGCCGATGCGCACAAGCCCCCTGTCGAAGACGTGGACGGATGCCCGTCGTACCCGGAACCGGAGGAAAGGCATGTGTCCCACGAGCCTCCGGCCGCACCTCCGGTTCCCCCTCATGCTCCGGTCACCGACGAACCGGTCCACGTGACGGCGTCGTCGACAGCCGTGGACGCGGTCCTGGTCGGAGCGTGGAGCACCGGGACCGATCTCGCGGTGCTGGCGAGCGAGCTCGGTCTCGATCTCCCCCGCCTCGTCGCACGCACCCGGTACCTGGAGGCGCAGGGCCGCCTCACACACGCCTCGCCGTCGCTCGACCGTTCCGGCAGGCATCGCCGTGTCGACGGCACGGAGGCGCCCGCGATGCCCCAGCCCCGGCAGTGGTACTACCCCAGCCAGCCTCGCCCGCCGCACCAGGAGGCGGTATGGGACCAGCAGTCCTCGTCCTCCACGTTCGGCTCCGCACCGATGCACGACTGGGACGGCATCCTCGACCAGTGGCAGGTTTCGACCGCCCCCACGGCCTCCTGGCAGGGATTCGCATAAGAGCGCGGCGGCCGCGGGTCCGCCACCGGCGCGGGGATTGCGTCGAGCAACTCCTGGTCGGCCGGCGCACGCGCCGGCCCGTGCCGGCAGGCTCCGCCCCACGGGGTGGGGGCGGAGCCTGCGGCGCCCTTCAGATGACCGGCGGCCGCCCCAGCATCGTCATGCGCCACACCGTGCGCCACCGCATCGGCTGCCGTCGGCCGCACGGTGTACGGACCCCCTCGGCGAAGCCGCCGGCCCAGGCCCGCAGACCCGCGGCCGAGTGGGTGCGGGCCACGGTGAGGAGGGTCCAGGTGCACAGGTAGGCCGGGACCAGGGGGAGAGGCAGGTTACGGCGGGCCAGCCAGACCCGGTTGCGGGCCGTCATCCGGTAGTAGACCGAGTGCCTGGCCGGGGACGTCTTGGGGTGCTGGAGCAGCAGGTCGGGTTCGTACAGGATCTTCCAGCCCGCATCGAGCGCCCGCCAGGACAGGTCCGTCTCCTCGTGCGTGAAGAAGAACTCCGCGGGCCACGGGCCGGTTTCGGCGAGCATCTTCATGGAGAGTGCGTGGCCGCCGCCGAGGAACGCCGTGACCGGACCGCGGCGCATCGGGTCGGTGGCGCGCAGCCGGGGGACATGGCGGCGCTGCGTCTCGCCGTGCTCGTCGGCGATGCGGAAGCCGACGATGCCGAGCTTCGGGTCGGCGGCGTACATCTCCTGGACCTTGCGCAGCACACCGCTGTCGACGAGGAGTCCGTCGTCGTCCAGCTCGACGACGACGTCCACGTCACCGAGTTCCGCGAGTCGGCGGATGGCGACGTTACGGCCGCCGGGGCAGCCGAGGTTCTCGTCGAGCTCGATCGTGGTCACACCGCCGGCCAGGTCGGACAGGCCGGGGACGGCGGTGAAGTCCGGCAGCGAGGTGCCGTTGCCCACGATGACGAGACGGGCCGGCAGGACGTCCTGTATGGCGATCGAGGCCAACAGGGCTTCGACCTGCTGCGGGCGGTCGCCCATGGTCACGATGGATACGCCGATGCGCGGTTCGGACAAGGTCAGCACTCCTGGGCTCGCTGCGGTGCCCGTGATCGTAGTCGCTTGCTGTTCAGGTTCCGGATGCCGCCCTGTCATGGCGGGTTGACCGGTGCCCGGTAGGTGACATCGGTCCCGTCGGGAGCCGGGCGTGGCGCCGGGCATGCGTCGTCGCGCACCGCCGGGCCCGGTCCGTCCGGGCGACGCACGCGACCAGCGGCCTCAGGCGTTCGCCGCGTACTGCCAGAAGTCCCGCATCAGCGCGGGCGGCGTGGGCCCGGTCATCTCCAGCTGGCTGAGCATGATCGTGACCGTTCCGGTGGACGGGACGAAGTGCCCCGTCGTGCCGGTGCCGCCGACCCAGCCGTAGCGGCCCGGTACGTTCCACGGCTTGGTCGTCCCGACGTCGACCGAGCCGCCGAAGCCCCACCCCTGACCCTCGATGAACAGCCCACTGGCCTCGCGCTGGGCCCGGGTCAGATGGTCGGTGGTCATCCGGCGCACCGATCCGGGTGACAGCAGCCGGCGCCCGTCGAACGTCCCGTCGGCGAGCATCATGCGGGCGAAGGCCAGCCAGTCGTCGAGGGTCGAGACCAGCCCACCCGCGCCGGAAGGGAAGGCGGGCACGCTGCTCCACTGCCCGCCCGGGGTGTCCACCAGCTGCGGATCGCCGTTCGGACCGATGCGGTAGAGGCTGGTGAAGCGGTCGAGCTTCGCGGCCGGTACCGCGAAACCGGTGTCCACCATGCCCAGCGGCCGGAACAGCCGCTCGTCCAGGAATTCCGGCAGCGAACGGCCCGAGACCCGGGCGATCAGCACACCCTGGATGTCCGAGCAGGTGTTGTACAGCCAGGCTTCGCCCGGCTGGTTCAGCAGTGGGATACGGGACAGCTTCGCCATCCAGTCGTCCGGCGCCGGGACGTCCGCCGGTTCCGGTCCCTGCTTCAACTCGCTGAACAGCGGGGCGACTCCCGGCAGCGCGAAGTCGGACGGGAAGCCGTACCCGGCACGGAAGGTGAGCAGGTCGGACACGGTGATGGGCCGGGTCGCCGGGACCACGTCGTCGAGCGGACCGGACGGGGTGCGGAGCACCTTCGGCGAAGCCAGTTCCGGCAGCCATCGACCGACCGGTTCGTCCAGCGCGATCCGGCCCTCCTCGACCAGCATCATGACCGCGGCGGCGACGATCGGCTTGGTCATCGAGGCGATGCGGAAGATCGAGTCCCGGGCCATCGGGGCCGTGCCCTCGATGTCGGCCGAACCGGCCGCCCGCACCTCGGTCCGGTCGCCCTTGGCCACCAGGCCCACCGCGCCCGGCACCGGTCCTTTACTGACGTGCGCATCCAGGATCTCGTGCAGGTCGGTCGTCATCGGTCCACCTTCTCGATTCGTGCGGTCGGAACCAAGACTTCCGCCGCCGCCCCGAATCATCGGACCGTTCACATCGATTACGCCCGATCGGCTCTGTCGCGGCCGGTTCCGGGGGTCGTTCCACCGGTCTCCGCTGCCGGCCGTCATTGCAGACCGTCCGGTACGGTCCCGGGCCGGGCGGGCCGGTTCCGGATGGTCAGCCGGTGGCGGCGGCCTGGCCCGGTACGGACTCGAGAGAGGCGTACAGCCGTTCGCCGCGGTCCTCGGCCATGTCGAGGGTGGCCAGCACGGCGGGCGTCGAGATGCTCGGCAGGATGTAGTGCAGCAGTACGGAGATCCGGCGCCCCAGGTCCTCGCGGTTGCACAGGACCTGGGACATCACCTGCACGCCGGAGAAGGCGCCCGCCAGCAGCTCCGCGGTCTCGCCCGGCTGGACGTGCGGCAGGAGCTCGCCCTGGTTCTTCGCCGCGCTCAGCAGATGTTCGAGCCGATCTATCCAGGCCCGGAACGGCGTGCCCCGGTCGAGGCCCTCGACCGCCTGGTCCATCGCCAGTCCGACACTGGCCCGCACCAGCGGTTCATTCCGTAGCCGGTGGGCGAGCAACATGCCCTGGTCGACCAGTTCCTGGAGTTTCGTCAGCTGGGGCGGCAGCGGAACGCTGTCCAGCTGGAGGTCCATCACACCGAGCGCCAGCTCCTCCTTCGAGTTGAAGTGGAAGTACAGCGCGCCCTTGGTCACCCCCGCCCGGGCGAGGATCTCGCTGATGGTGGCGCTGCTGTAGCCGCGTTCGTCGAAAACGGCGGCGGCCGCCACCAGGATCGACCGTCGAGTCTGGATCGCGCGCGCCTGCTGTGCCATCAGCTACGTGTCTCTCTAGTCGTGGCGTGGTCAGCGCCACAGGGTTCTGGCTGGAAAGGAAAACCGGGCTGTCAGTATCTTACTGCGGGGGTGATCGGCCTCCTGCATGGATCCTCTGGGGGGGAACTTCATGGTTCAGCTCGTCTCACGCACCGCTTCGGTGCCACCCAAAGGCAGACAGGCCGAATTTCCACGGCAGTTGGTCCACCGGTCCGATCCCGAGGACGTCTTCCCCACCGGCTGGACCAGACAGACCGACACCCAGTTCTCGGTGTCGGCCCGCTGGCCGCGTGCGCACCGCTTCTTCGCCCCCGTGGCGGGCAGCTACCAGGACCCACTGCTGATCGCGGAGACCATGCGGCAGACGACGATGCTCCTCGCGCACGCGGAATTCGGCGTTCCGGTCGGGGACCAGTTCGTGATGTGGGAGCTGGGATACATCTCCTCGCCCGAACGCCTCGCCCTGGACGCGCACCCCGAGCACCTTGACCACCCCGACGGATCCTGGGACATCACCGTGGACGTCGCGTGCTCCCGGATCAAGCGGCGGGGCCGGGGCCTCGGCGCCATGAGCCTGGAACTGCTCCTGCATCGCAGCGGCACCCGGATCGCGACCGGCGGCGGCCGGATCAGCTGCACGTCGGCCAAGGCGTACGAGCGGCTGCGGGGGAACCGCCGGGCCGGGACGGACGTCCCCGTCCCCCTGCTTCCGTCCGTCGCACCGCGTGAGGCCGGCCGGGACTCGGAGCGTGACGTCGTGCTGGCGCCGACTCCGCGTCAGGGCCTTTGGCGGCTGCGGCTCGACACCGGACATCCGACCCTCTTCGGCCGGCCCAACGACCATGTGCCGGGAGTCCTGCTGCTGGAGGCGGCCCGTCAGGCCGCCAATGCCGTCCGCCCCGGGCGCACCTTCCTGCCGGTGTCGCTGGAGGCCGCCTTCCTCCGCTACGTCGAGCTCGACCGCCCCTGCTGGATCGAGGCCTGGATCGTCCCGGCGGACACCCGGTCGACGACCAGGGTGCACGTCCGGGCCACCCAGGACGGTGAACCGGTCTTCACCAGCACGCTCGACTCGCCGGACCGCACCGAAGAGGCACAGGGCATACGCTCGTGACGGCGCCGCGCATCCTCATCACCGGAGCGACCGGATTCATCGGCAGCCATGTCGTGGCCGCCGCGCGCCGGATCCCCGGGGCCCGCCTGCGACTGATGACGCACCGCACCGCGCTCGACAGCGGTCCCGACCCCGCGACCGGCATCGGGACCCGCGTCGAGACCGTGTACGGGGATCTCGCCGATCCCGCCTCTCTGCACGGCAGTTGCGACGGGATCGACGCCTTGATCCACTGCGCCTCGCAGATCGGCGGCGACGCGGGGACGGCCACGACCGTCAACGACCACGGCACCCGCGCCCTGGTCGATGAGGCCGCACGCAGCGGCGTCACCCGGATCGTCCACTTGAGCACGGCATCCGTCTACGGGCGTGGTCCGTTCACGGAGTTGATGCCGGGCCGGGTGGCGCCGGCCCCCGCCTCGGCCACCAGCCTGACCCGCGCCGCCGCCGAGCGGCACGTCCTCGCGGCGGGCGGCGCCGTATTGCGTCCGCACATCGTGCACGGCGCCGGGGACCGCTGGGCGGTGCCTGGACTCGTAGCCCTGCTCGGGCAGTTGAGGGCGGGACTGACCGGGTGCGAGGCGCGGCACTCGCTCATCGACGTCGAGACGCTGGGCAGGGCGCTGCTCGCCGCCGCCCTCTCGCCGAAGGAGCCGACGGGCGTCCACCACGTCAACCACCCCGAGCCGGTGGCCTGTTCGGAGCTGATGGCGACGGTCATCGACCAACTCGGGCTGCCCTGGGCAGGTGCGGGCGTCGGTGTCGACGCCGCCCGTGCCCGGCTGGCCCAGGTCCCGTACGCACTGCACCATCTCGACATGCTCGCGGTGGACCACTGGTTCGCCGACGAGCGGGTCTGGCAGGACATGGGCTGCGAGCCGGGCGCGGGCTTCGCCGTCACCTTCGCCCGGCACGCCCCTTGGTACCGGCAGTTCCTGGGGCGGTAGGCCCCCGCGTCACTCCGCGGCCGGTATCCGCGTCCCCGTCCCGCTCACCCGCACCCGTGCGTCGCCCGCACGCAGTTCGACGGTGAGCGTGCCGGGACGGCCCATGTCCTCGCCCTGGTGGAGAGTGAGGACCGCGGCGTCC from Streptomyces sp. NBC_01707 includes the following:
- a CDS encoding ScbA/BarX family gamma-butyrolactone biosynthesis protein is translated as MVQLVSRTASVPPKGRQAEFPRQLVHRSDPEDVFPTGWTRQTDTQFSVSARWPRAHRFFAPVAGSYQDPLLIAETMRQTTMLLAHAEFGVPVGDQFVMWELGYISSPERLALDAHPEHLDHPDGSWDITVDVACSRIKRRGRGLGAMSLELLLHRSGTRIATGGGRISCTSAKAYERLRGNRRAGTDVPVPLLPSVAPREAGRDSERDVVLAPTPRQGLWRLRLDTGHPTLFGRPNDHVPGVLLLEAARQAANAVRPGRTFLPVSLEAAFLRYVELDRPCWIEAWIVPADTRSTTRVHVRATQDGEPVFTSTLDSPDRTEEAQGIRS
- a CDS encoding NAD-dependent epimerase/dehydratase family protein; amino-acid sequence: MTAPRILITGATGFIGSHVVAAARRIPGARLRLMTHRTALDSGPDPATGIGTRVETVYGDLADPASLHGSCDGIDALIHCASQIGGDAGTATTVNDHGTRALVDEAARSGVTRIVHLSTASVYGRGPFTELMPGRVAPAPASATSLTRAAAERHVLAAGGAVLRPHIVHGAGDRWAVPGLVALLGQLRAGLTGCEARHSLIDVETLGRALLAAALSPKEPTGVHHVNHPEPVACSELMATVIDQLGLPWAGAGVGVDAARARLAQVPYALHHLDMLAVDHWFADERVWQDMGCEPGAGFAVTFARHAPWYRQFLGR